The following coding sequences are from one Saccharomyces eubayanus strain FM1318 chromosome VII, whole genome shotgun sequence window:
- the PSD2 gene encoding phosphatidylserine decarboxylase 2 → MRIIKSRKRGKNKKPSLILKIHVIQAENIDAIKTFNCNPVCFVTTNTFYSQKTSKLKNSNTHWNQTLKIKLPRSPKSEWLRIIVYDALPTGTAPTTPNRSRTTTANTSTTTLSNSGQNSHSHSSRNLALTSKSNQTSTSINSASTTTATVASNSASSLSTSNSGSTHKTKTSSYLYLGEAKISLLDLFKRRDTTTSYKFSIEPQWYHLYDMKRGNQQNQSSSDCFVGDILLGFKLECNLKKMPTFQAFNSWRNELNDYWGKMDRNKARMRSSSSLPPPLEDTPSNSSGFSEQEISRKKAYSDDELVHGEEDEEEEADAEDDIDDEDFIEDENSSDNISIERTYDIDNDTVYDSMSEVASLNDEGLEILNDFEDVDNTSMADISVHDIEEETCMSLSSMITALDEYDVVEPEDVRRFPVASENEITSMDDDESENQRGSDEEFDIYNEDKNEDTDSRSNEYVGSRLLHLQRGKRNRSYASYLHRRAKSNFFISKKEHATGVVFMHIEAIKNLPALRNRLSKTNYEMDPFVVISFGRRVFKTSWRKHTLNPEFNEYAAFEVFPHETNFAFNIKVVDKDSFSFNDDVAKCELAWFDMLQQQQHQNEWIPYEIPLDLTVEPPHAPKQATLYSHFKYVSYTSLKNNFWKEAVNTSITLERLDIVQVMLYLERLGSFAMTDSFELFQHFDKLVWAGETITRSQLIEGLQTWRKSTNFRRIWTCPRCFRSCKPTRNARRSKLVLENDLITHFAICTFSKKHKTLKPSYVSSAFASKRWFSKILIKLTYGKYALGSNNANILVQDRDTGIIIEEKISAHVKLGMRIIYNGKSPESKKFRSLLKTLSVRQGKKFDSTASAKQIEPFVKFHSLDLSQCRDRDFKTFNEFFYRKLKPGSRSPESTNKEIFFSPADSRCTVFSTIQESKEIWIKGRKFSINKLANGYSPEIFNDSKCSIGIFRLAPQDYHRFHSPCNGKIGKPIYVDGEYYTVNPMAVRSELDVFGENIRVVIPIDSPEFGKLLYIPIGAMMVGSILLTCKENDVVESGQELGYFKFGGSTIVIVIPQDNFMFDSDLVKNSSERIETLVKVGMSIGHTSSVNELKRIRIKVDDPKKIERIKRTISVSDENARAAGNATWEYHTLQEMMNKSLAEL, encoded by the coding sequence ATGAGGATCATCAAAAGTAGAAAACGAGGcaaaaataagaaaccaTCGTTGATCTTAAAAATTCATGTCATTCAAGCGGAGAATATAGACGCTATCAAGACTTTCAATTGTAACCCCGTATGCTTTGTTACCACCAACACATTTTATAGTCAGAAGACTAGCAAGCTGAAGAACTCAAATACACACTGGAACCAAACGTTAAAGATCAAGCTTCCGAGAAGTCCGAAATCTGAGTGGCTGAGGATTATAGTATATGACGCTTTGCCAACGGGTACCGCTCCAACGACCCCTAACAGATCAAGGACGACTACAGCGAATACTTCCACAACCACGCTGTCGAATTCTGGACAAAATTCCCACTCTCACTCATCCAGAAATTTAGCCCTAACGTCCAAAAGTAACCAAACTTCCACATCCATCAATTCAGCATCGACCACAACCGCGACTGTCGCTTCCAATTCCGCTTCATCTCTATCTACATCAAACTCCGGCTCGACACACAAGACTAAGACGAGTAGCTACTTGTACCTAGGTGAGGCAAAAATCTCATTGCTTGATCTATTTAAAAGAAGGGATACTACAACGAGCTATAAGTTTTCGATCGAACCTCAATGGTACCATCTGTACGATAtgaaaagaggaaatcaGCAGAATCAATCGAGCTCTGATTGTTTCGTGGGTGATATTTTGCTTGGGTTTAAGTTGGAAtgtaatttgaaaaaaatgccaaCATTTCAGGCTTTCAATAGCTGGAGGAATGAATTAAATGATTATTGGGGCAAAATGGATAGAAATAAAGCCCGTATGAGATCTTCTAGTTCTTTACCGCCTCCACTAGAAGACACGCCGAGTAATAGTTCAGGCTTTAGCGAACAAGAGATATCACGTAAGAAAGCATACAGTGATGACGAACTAGTCCatggagaagaagatgaagaagaagaggccGATGCTGAAGATGATATTGATGACGAGGATTTTATAGAAGACGAAAACAGTAGCGACAATATATCTATAGAAAGGACATATGATATAGATAACGATACTGTATACGATTCAATGTCCGAAGTTGCCTCGCTAAATGATGAAGGACTAGAAATTTTGAACGATTTCGAAGATGTGGATAATACTAGCATGGCAGATATTAGCGTGCATGACATCGAAGAGGAGACATGTATGAGTTTATCTTCGATGATAACGGCGCTAGATGAATATGACGTCGTAGAACCAGAAGACGTTAGGCGATTCCCAGTAGCATCGGAAAATGAGATAACATCGatggatgatgatgaatctGAAAACCAACGGGGgagtgatgaagaattcgACATATATaatgaagacaaaaacGAGGATACAGATTCTCGGTCCAACGAATACGTTGGAAGTCGACTTTTACATTTACAAAGAGGAAAACGTAACAGATCCTATGCGAGTTACTTACACAGAAGAGCGAAAAGTAACTTCTTCATATCCAAAAAAGAGCACGCCACCGGGGTTGTATTTATGCATATAGAAGCTATCAAGAATTTGCCCGCTTTAAGAAATAGATTATCTAAGACCAATTATGAGATGGATCCATTTGTTGTCATTTCATTTGGTAGGAGAGTATTTAAAACGTCCTGGAGAAAGCATACTTTGAACCCGGAGTTCAATGAATATGCTGCCTTCGAAGTATTCCCTCACGAAACGAATTTTGCTTTCAATATTAAAGTTGTTGACAAGGACTCATTTTCGTTTAATGATGACGTTGCAAAATGCGAACTTGCCTGGTTTGATATGttgcaacaacaacaacatcaaaacGAATGGATACCTTATGAAATACCCTTGGATCTTACAGTGGAACCGCCACACGCGCCCAAACAAGCAACGTTATACTCGCACTTCAAATATGTTTCCTAtacttctttgaaaaacaacttttggaaagaagcCGTTAACACATCAATCACTTTAGAAAGGCTCGATATCGTTCAAGTGATGCTTTATCTCGAACGTCTTGGTTCATTTGCGATGACTGATTCTTTTGAACTATTCCAGCATTTTGATAAACTAGTTTGGGCGGGAGAGACCATCACTAGATCTCAATTGATTGAAGGGTTACAAACATGGAGGAAATCCACCAATTTTAGGCGTATTTGGACATGCCCTAGGTGCTTTCGTTCATGCAAACCTACCAGAAATGCTAGACGATCCAAATTAGTTCTGGAAAATGACTTGATAACACATTTCGCTATATGcacattttcaaaaaaacacaaaacTTTGAAACCTTCATACGTTTCCTCTGCATTTGCTTCCAAAAGatggttttcaaaaattctaaTAAAATTAACCTATGGTAAGTATGCTCTAGGATCTAACAACGCAAATATTCTGGTACAAGACCGTGACACGGGGATAATCATAGAGGAGAAAATAAGCGCACATGTCAAGTTAGGGATGAGAATCATCTACAATGGCAAGAGTCCAGAGTCCAAGAAATTTAGATCCCTATTGAAGACATTGTCCGTTAggcaaggaaaaaaatttgacaGCACTGCATCTGCTAAACAAATCGAACCTTTCGTTAAATTTCACTCTCTGGATCTTTCGCAATGCCGAGATAGGGACTTCAAGACattcaatgaatttttttatagaaaATTGAAACCAGGAAGTCGGTCACCTGAAAGCACcaacaaagaaatattCTTCTCACCGGCTGATTCAAGGTGTACTGTATTCTCAACTATACAggaatcaaaagaaatatggATAAAGGGcagaaaattttccatCAACAAATTAGCCAATGGCTATAGTCCCGAAATATTTAACGATAGTAAGTGCAGCATCGGTATATTTAGACTGGCGCCACAAGATTATCATAGGTTTCATTCACCATGTAATGGTAAAATTGGGAAACCTATATATGTGGATGGTGAATATTATACTGTAAACCCAATGGCTGTTCGCAGCGAGTTGGATGTCTTTGGTGAGAACATAAGAGTTGTCATTCCCATTGATTCTCCTGAGTTTGGCAAACTGTTGTATATACCAATTGGTGCCATGATGGTTGGATCGATATTATTGACGtgcaaagaaaacgatGTAGTTGAAAGTGGGCAAGAACTAGGATACTTCAAATTCGGTGGATCCACTATTGTAATTGTTATCCCACAGGATAACTTCATGTTTGACTCAGATCTtgttaaaaattcttcGGAGCGTATTGAAACGCTAGTTAAAGTTGGGATGAGTATTGGACATACATCGAGTGTAAATGAGTTAAAGAGAATTCGTATCAAAGTAGATgatccaaagaaaatagaacGAATTAAAAGAACGATCAGTGTAAGCGACGAAAACGCTAGAGCCGCTGGGAATGCCACATGGGAATATCATACGTTGCAGGAAATGATGAACAAAAGTTTGGCTGAGCTTTGA
- the MSM1 gene encoding methionine--tRNA ligase MSM1: MQCRTAIHRLYSKASHITTPIFYPNAKPHIGHLYSSLLCDVHHRWQLLKENQSFFTTGTDEHGLKIQLASESNGFDQPKKFVDKLYMDFVHLDKIFDINYTRFIRTTDPDHIENVKELWQLCLKNGFIYKGEHKGWYSISDETFYPESKVVKDPSHDGKYLNTESNNEVIYQSETNYFFRLSLFRERLISHIKQHPHFIFPVTKREQILQELETTENLLDLSISRPSTRLKWGISTPNDPSQKVYVWFDALCNYLSSIGGISSILNNTAEVVSKHYNAGSNVEMQLTIPHPKEVWQTTIHVIGKDIAKFHTIYWPSFLLAAGLPLPKQVVIHGHWLCNGVKMSKSLGNVVDPVDMASYYGSDIVRWFLLENSKLEEDGDFQEQRLSETRELLVSKWGNLVNRCCGSKFDVERAVTKFSNKGHLQLQEVFQNEPEISQQIKSHIKLLNETKDVFEEKITLFQYSQLLKHVWGIINDANTLVQNGKPWEREVDQQDAIIFLSMETSRILSILCQPIMPALSQSLLDRIDVLEERRTITFIELGSDEAYGKYSNKRGREVPLKRIPYRLSE; the protein is encoded by the coding sequence ATGCAATGCAGGACAGCGATTCACCGCTTGTATTCGAAAGCCTCCCATATAACGACGCCGATTTTCTATCCCAATGCTAAACCGCACATTGGTCATCTTTACTCCAGTTTGTTATGCGATGTTCACCACCGATGGCAACTGTTAAAGGAAAACCAATCTTTCTTCACGACAGGTACCGATGAACATGGACTGAAGATTCAATTGGCTAGTGAAAGTAATGGGTTTGATCAGCCAAAAAAGTTTGTTGATAAGCTATATATGGATTTCGTTCATTTAGACAAAATATTTGACATCAATTACACTAGATTCATAAGAACAACAGATCCTGACCACATTGAGAATGTCAAAGAACTATGGCAGCTGTGTTTGAAAAACGGGTTCATTTATAAAGGCGAACATAAAGGTTGGTATTCAATATCTGACGAAACTTTTTACCCAGAATCCAAGGTTGTTAAAGATCCTAGTCATGACGGGAAATATCTGAATACTGAATCTAATAATGAAGTAATCTATCAGTCGGAAACAAACTACTTTTTCAGGCTATCCCTGTTTAGGGAGAGATTGATTAGCCATATAAAACAACATCCCCATTTCATCTTTCCCGTCACTaaaagagaacaaattCTCCAAGAACTAGAAACTACTGAAAATTTATTAGATTTGTCGATATCAAGACCCTCTACAAGGCTCAAGTGGGGCATATCGACTCCCAATGATCCGTCACAAAAAGTTTACGTATGGTTTGATGCCTTGTGTAATTATCTTTCCTCTATTGGTGGTATATCATCTATTTTAAATAACACTGCGGAGGTTGTTTCGAAGCATTATAATGCTGGATCCAATGTTGAAATGCAATTGACAATACCACACCCAAAAGAAGTTTGGCAGACTACTATACATGTAATAGGTAAAGATATTGCGAAATTCCATACCATATACTGGCCTTCTTTCTTATTGGCCGCTGGATTGCCTTTACCTAAGCAAGTCGTTATCCATGGACATTGGTTGTGTAATGGCGTCAAGATGTCAAAAAGTTTAGGGAACGTCGTAGATCCAGTTGATATGGCAAGCTACTATGGCTCCGATATTGTGCGTTGGTTCTTGttagaaaattcaaagttgGAAGAGGATGGCGATTTCCAGGAACAAAGACTATCTGAAACAAGAGAATTGCTAGTCTCTAAATGGGGTAATTTGGTTAATAGGTGTTGCGGCTCGAAGTTTGATGTCGAAAGAGCTGTGACAAAATTTAGTAATAAGGGACATCTACAATTGCAAGAagtctttcaaaatgaacCAGAGATCTCCCAGCAAATTAAAAGTCATATTAAACTGTTGAACGAAACAAAAGacgtttttgaagaaaaaataaccCTATTCCAGTATTCCCAACTGTTAAAGCATGTTTGGGGTATAATTAATGATGCGAACACCCTAGTCCAAAACGGTAAGCCCTGGGAGAGAGAGGTAGACCAACAAGACGCTATAATATTCTTGTCTATGGAAACATCAAGAATTCTCTCCATTCTATGCCAACCCATAATGCCAGCTCTTTCACAAAGTCTTCTCGACCGCATTGATGTCTTAGAAGAGAGGAGGACTATAACTTTCATTGAATTGGGGTCCGACGAAGCGTATGGGAAATACTCTAATAAGAGGGGTAGAGAAGTACCATTAAAAAGAATTCCATACAGACTTTCGGAGTAG
- the YIP1 gene encoding transporter YIP1, with amino-acid sequence MSFYNPNNNANNGGGFYQPSAQFAVPQGSMSFQNTVDSSNTGNDNNLGVAPDPLRVGILHALSTKGYAHEPPLLEEIGINFDHIITKTKMVLIPIRFGNGVPQEILNDADLAGPVIFFLLFGLFLLMAGKVHFGYIYGVALFGTISLHNLSKLMSNNDTSIQTNLQFFNTASILGYCFLPLCFLSLLGIFHGLNNTTGYVISVLFVIWSTWSSSGFLNSLLQLQSARLLIAYPLLIFYSVFALMVIFV; translated from the coding sequence ATGTCTTTCTACAACCCCAATAATAATGCTAACAATGGTGGTGGCTTCTACCAACCGTCCGCACAATTTGCCGTGCCTCAAGGATCTATGAGTTTCCAAAATACTGTGGACTCTTCTAATACCGGCAATGACAACAATCTGGGTGTTGCCCCTGATCCTTTACGGGTGGGTATTCTACATGCTCTTTCTACAAAGGGGTATGCGCATGAACCTCCATTGTTGGAAGAGATTGGCATTAACTTCGACCATATTATtacaaaaaccaaaatggTACTTATACCTATACGTTTTGGTAATGGTGTACCacaagaaattttaaatgATGCAGATTTGGCTGGGCCTgtcatattctttttattatttggtCTTTTCCTATTGATGGCTGGCAAAGTCCATTTCGGGTATATCTACGGTGTTGCTTTATTTGGTACTATTTCTTTGCACAATTTATCGAAACTGATGAGCAATAACGACACTTCTATCCAAACGAACttacaatttttcaatactgCGTCTATCTTAGGTTACTGCTTCTTGCCtttatgttttctttctttactgGGCATTTTTCATGGTCTAAACAATACTACGGGTTATGTTATATCAGTACTATTTGTGATCTGGAGCACCTGGTCCTCATCAGGGTTTTTGAATTCCCTGTTGCAATTGCAAAGTGCCAGGTTATTGATTGCTTACCCATTATTGATTTTCTACAGTGTTTTTGCCCTCATGGTAATTTTTGTGTGA
- the RBG2 gene encoding Rbg2p produces MGVIDKIKAIEEEMARTQKNKATEHHLGLLKGKLARYRQQLLADEAGSGGGGGSGFEVAKSGDARVVLIGYPSVGKSSLLGKITTTKSEIAHYAFTTLTSVPGVLKYQGAEIQIVDLPGIIYGASQGKGRGRQVVATARTADLVLMVLDATKSEHQRTSLEKELENVGIRLNKEKPNIYYKKKETGGVKVTFTSPPKNNLTDQAIKMILRDYRIHNAEVLVRDDECTIDDFIDVINEQHRNYVKCLYVYNKIDAVSLEEVDKLAREPNTVVMSCEMDLGLQDVVEEIWYQLNLSRVYTKKRGIRPVFNDPLVVRTDSTIGDLCHGIHRDFKDKFKYALVWGSSAKHSPQKCGLNHKIDDEDVVSLFAK; encoded by the coding sequence ATGGGTGTTATTGACAAAATCAAGGCTATCGAGGAAGAAATGGCCAGAACCCAAAAGAATAAGGCCACAGAACATCATCTGGGTCTTTTGAAGGGTAAACTGGCTAGATATAGACAGCAGCTGCTGGCAGATGAGGCTGGCAGTGGTGGCGGTGGCGGCTCTGGATTTGAAGTGGCCAAGTCAGGTGACGCTAGAGTTGTCTTGATAGGCTATCCTTCTGTTGGTAAATCGTCCCTATTGGGTAAAATCACCACTACTAAATCAGAAATTGCTCATTACGCGTTCACAACTTTGACCTCTGTTCCAGGTGTGTTGAAATATCAAGGTGCTGAAATCCAAATCGTGGATCTTCCAGGTATTATTTATGGTGCTTCGCAAGGTAAAGGCCGTGGTAGACAAGTTGTAGCCACTGCAAGAACCGCCGATCTAGTGTTAATGGTTTTGGATGCCACAAAGAGTGAACACCAGCGGACATCTTTGgagaaagaattggaaaacgTGGGGATCAGATTAAATAAGGAGAAACCAAACATCtactataaaaaaaaggaaactggTGGTGTCAAAGTTACATTCACCTCTCCTCCAAAGAATAATTTAACTGATCAAGCAATCAAAATGATCTTAAGAGACTATCGTATCCATAACGCAGAAGTTCTCGTAAGGGACGACGAGTGTACtattgatgatttcattGATGTCATCAACGAACAACATAGAAATTATGTCAAATGTCTTTACGTTTATAATAAAATCGATGCGGTATCATTAGAGGAAGTAGACAAATTGGCCAGAGAACCGAACACCGTTGTTATGTCATGTGAAATGGATTTAGGATTACAAGATGtcgttgaagaaatttGGTACCAGTTGAATTTGAGCCGGGTctatacaaagaaaagaggtaTTAGACCAGTGTTCAATGATCCCCTAGTAGTGAGGACGGATTCGACCATTGGTGATCTATGCCATGGTATCCACAGAGACTTCAAGGATAAGTTCAAATATGCATTGGTTTGGGGCTCATCCGCCAAGCATTCTCCTCAAAAATGTGGGTTGAATCACAAAATTGATGATGAGGATgtagtttctttatttgCGAAATGA